AACAGAGATTTCCAGGCCTGTCATGGAGGTTCTGAGGTTTAGGGATGGGGCCTCAGATGGGGTGGGCAGTGAAGATCTGAATTATGAGAAGGGGCTAGAAATATGAAGATCGGGGAGGAGCATCCCAGGTAGGGGACGAGCAAGTGCAAAAGCCCCAGAGCAAGAACAGGGAGGTCTGTTCAATGAGAAATGTAGAGCTGGGGGAGACAGGAAAGATAAGGCCAAAGATATGACCTACAGGTCACGATAAGGGGTTTGGATCTTTTAGTTTACATGGAAGCCCTGGGGGGGGCGGGTTGGATTCTCAATTGACGCACTCATccacccgccccccccgccccccagaaaTGGACTCCTTTGGAGAATTTAAAACAGAGGAGTGACACAATTTATGTTTTGAAACATAAACCCGTCTCTGGCTGCTGAGGCTGGTGacaggaagaccagttaggagctACCACAACTACCTAGGCAACAGAGATGGTGGCTTGGATTAAGGGTGCAGGCAGAGCTAACAAGACTTGCTGCTGGCTTGAATGCTGgggtaaaagaaagagaaatcaacacCGGCTCCGAGGGGgcacttgcctggtggcgcagtggttaagaatccgcctgccaatgcagggcacatgggttcaagccctggtccgggaagatcccacatgccgcggagcaattaagcccatgcaccagaactactgagcgtatgctctacagcccgcgtgtcacaactactgaagcccgtatgccacaactactgaagcccgtgtgcctagagccagtgctctgcaacaagagaagccaccgcaatgagaagcccgcacaccgcaacgaagagtagcccccgctcaccgcaactagagaaagcccgtgcgcagcaacaaagacacaaagcagccacaaataaataaataaataaatttattaaaaaaacaagcaaacaaaaaaagaatggctcCGAGGGTAAATTCTAGGAAGGCACATGGGATGGGAAACTGGGTCAGATTATGAGATGTACACAGTAGTGTAGGGATGTGGATctagataataatgataatgacttGGACTTCTGGGGGGACTGAGATCAAAGGAATGGGAAGCATGATGGAATTATCTGCAGAAGATAGGGGACCACCAAAGCTGGAAGGATGGCACCACTGGGTGCATGCTCTCTCCTGAAACAAGTTCTGAGCTATCAAGGCACCAAGCAAAGGCCTCTTTTAGGGAGTCACTTTCTGAGTAAGTGGGAGCAGAGGCCcttcaccgcccccccccccccaattctcCCCTCTTGTCTGTACCTGGGGTGCGTCTCCGGTCAATCAGGGAGTCCTTTGGTGTCATTGGCTCATCATCAAAGTCAAATTCTGTGGGCATGTGCGGTCTGGGACAGGGGGATAGAGAGTGAAAGGTGAGGGTGGTTCCCCCCAAACACCCACACTTCACAGCCTGCTGGCTCTTCCTCTCcggctctcttccctccctccacttcCCATGCTCCTGggtcccacctcccctccctacTTCCTCCCGGCATCAGGGGAGCAGCCTCAAGGACAAGGTGTAAGGCTGTGCCCtcacttttcctcttcctcctctttggcCTCTGGCTCCTCATCGGATCTCTCCTCTTCACTCTGGGCCTCAGGTGTGGGTGGCCGGCGGGGCAGGATCTCAGCCTGTAGCTCCAGGGTACCGTGGGCAGCCAGCAGTTCATAGAGCCTTTGGATTTCCGAGGCGGGTGGCATCCAGGACTGCCCATCAGCGGGCAGCTCCACCTCTTCATCGCTGCAGGGCACGCACCAGTCCTCGGATTCTCCCTTGGCATGCTCTTCCCCCTCAGTGCTGGGGGCTTCTCCCTGCACCTCCTCGGCCCCGGACCCCTCATGCTCAGCCTCCTCCCGGcctccttccccctcttcctcGGCTTGATCGGCCGAAGCAGAGGGGCCTCCGGTATCCTCCACGGCCAGAGCCTGGAGGCCGGAGGTCACTTCCCCTTCTTCAGACAGAGGCGCCGCCATGGTGGCTGCAGTGTCTCCATGGCCCCGGACAAGGGACATATGTCACTAGGGAAGGGGCCCTGCGATGATAGGAGATGCAGGAGTACTGAGCTGGGGATCCCCCAACCCCAAGGGTTGGGCTCCCCAGGGGTTTAGGGAATGTCTCTCTAACCAATCAGGCTCCAACAGCAGTCCCTGCGAACAGACCGCCTGTTCCCAGGAGGGGGCGCTCCGTCCCCTCCAAGGACCCCGCCCCCACGGATCGAGATCCGGTACTCCGGTGTTCCCAGGGACCGGCAGAAACCACTTTCCAGGCGGGAGAGGGGCGGACTCGCTCTTCTCGCCTTGATACCGCCGCTCTCTACACCTGGATCCGGCACCCTCTCCCCGCACCTCGAAGTTTCGCCACCTCAGCTGCCATACACACCTAGGAGCTAAGACCCGCCTCCCGGGCTGCGTAGGGTCACAGCACGCAGGCGCACAGAGATCGCGCGGGAGGCTCAGTTTTAGTCAAAGCTACTTGGAAGAGGAAAGCAAGGGAAGGCTTGCACATGCGCAGGTAGGCGCTCCGGAATGATAGGCTTCGGCCCACAGTAAAGATGGCCACCGGGGCGGCGCATGCGCAGACCACCCAATAGGTTCTGCCCGAAAGGAGGCAGTACCTCGGGCCCCAGCGGCGCACGCACGTACGGACCAACTGAGGCTGGAGGCGAGTCTCATGCAGTCTCCGTTTATTGGTGTTTCAGACTCATGCAGCATCCGGCATACAAAAAGGGAGAATCTGTTTGGTgtatccttttgttttgttttgattttagacTTTTAGGTTTTTTCcctacacttttctttttttagggggaaaaaaaaaccgcCAACTCGGAACCGCGTTGTGGTTCGGTCCCCGCCCCCCAAACCTCTCTCGTCCTCTTAAAAAATCATAGACCTCTCCGCCTCTCCCTGGCTCCCTGCAGCTGGGAGCTTTGGTCCTATTTTTTGGGTTCTTTCGTTACAAAGCACGTGAATGACCCCAGCCCCAACGAGTTCTCTGACTGGGTTAAAAAGCCCAGGTGGGGTAGGTCAACTCAGGCTGACCGGGGAGGGTCAACAGCCGcgcccctcccttctcccaggtGCGTGTTCGGAACAGTACTGGCCACCCCTGCACAAGTCTCCAAACGAGGCCTGGCTTGCCAGCGCTGCGACCCCGAGGCACCATGGGGGCGTCCGGACCTGGGTGGTCCCAGCTGAGAACAGTCGGAGCCCGGGCTAGGGAGCCCTCTCCTGacactgctcccctcccccagcctgatcTAAGTGCTGGAGTTTTTGCAGAATGAACggtggaggagggtggaggaGAGGATGCTGAGGGGCGATGAGGaggcaggaagaggaagggggtggaggatgtggagagggaaagggagatgaataaggagagaaggaagaaaggaatgggGGAGGATGCTGAGACAATGAAAGTTGGGAAAGGGAGACCAGAGTTGAGGTGCAGGAAATTCTCGGGAGGTTGTGGTGCAGGAAGGTGGGGAGAAATGCTGGGAGGCTGAGAGCAAAGAGAGTTTGGGAGATGTTCAGGGAGGTTTCCAGAAGTGCAAGGAGGTTTCCAGAAGTGCAGGGATAGGGAAGCCAAGAGGCTGGAGGGGATGCAGGCAGGAGTGCAGGGAAGTTGGAAACAGTGCAGGGAGAAGGGAGGCCTACGGTAGGCAGTGGAGCCTGGCAGGATGCAGGAGCAGGAAAGAAGCTGTAAACAAGGCCGCTCAGGCTCCCTTGGTCCCTATGGGTGCGGGCCTGGGCCATGGATTGGGCTCCCCCCAGGGGAGGTTGGGCCCAAGGCAGCTCCCAACAGGAAAAAAAGTCTTGGAATGCAGGGCAGAGCCCCTCACTTATACActgtgggagaggagagggagggacagaCAGAGACGGTTGGGGGGGCGGAGGGGAGACAAGGAGAGACAAAGAAGTAGGGAGGACAGACAGGAGAGATCAGGGGCAGGGGTTAGTAAAGCTGCCCTTGCCAACCCTTCCATTCCTCCCGGCCTGTCCCAGACCCCCACTCACCGCCTAAGTTGATGACGCAGGAGGCGATGATGATGAGGACCCCCCCTACCAGCGCCACGATGCTTAAGAGCTTGGCCACGCGACCCAGACGCTGGGCCCCATCCACGTCCCCCTGCTGCAGGCTGTTCCGGGACTGGGGttagggtgaggggtgggggcacCAGCCCAGCCGGGATCAGGTGTGAGAGTCGTCCAGAGGAGACAGGCCAGTTGGTAGCAGTGGTTAAGGGAGGAAGGGGATTGGAGAggcagcaggaggagggcacAGGTCAGTAAGGCTGTGTGAAATGTCTCAACTTCCCTCCCACCTGAAGGGGTAGGGCTCAGAAGGTGAAAtcctaggaagaggcaaggaaaggccCTGTAATTGGGAAGTGAGGTCCAtgcagagaggggagggaaggcaaGGTTACTCCTGGGGCTCTGTCCCAGCACTGGCAGGAAGCTGGGAGCCACAGCAGGCCTGGGCCAGGGTCCCTTGGGGCTCACCATGACGGCATAAGCGAAGGCCACGATGTTGACAGGCCACATGGGGCAGAAGCAGGACAGGATGGCGAGGATGATGTAGTCCCGAGGTTTCTGGGTGCCTtcacccccctccaccccagacCCTGCCAGCTGGGAACTAGGGTGGCGGCTCAGGCTACCTCGGGGAGATCCTGAATGCCCACTGTGAGCCCTTCCTAGTCTATCTTCCTCAACCAGCTGCTGCAACACACGGGGTGGAGCCCCATTGGCTGGGGGGGTTTTTGTTGAGGATGGTGAGTGAGGCTGGGGGGCTGGACCCTCTtccccatcaccatcaccagcCTGCAGGGGAACCACTACCCCATTCTCCTGCTTTTCTCCCACGTTCTCAGTCAGGACCTCAGAGGTGGGGTCCTCCTGGGTAGGGGGCTCTGGCTGAAGGACTGGCTTGGAGGTGGGCTGGGAAGCTGGCTGGGGTTCTGGCTGAGGGTCTGGCTGGGGGTCCAGCTGGGGGTCTGGCTGGGGAGCAGGCTCTGAGGCTGGCTCAAGTGGGGCTGCGGATTCCAGGTTGGACCCCTGGTTTGCAGTGGCCTCTTTGCTCACTTCTGGTTTGGATGGTAgctcttggcatgtttcttcggTGCTGGAGTTGGCCTTTGATTCCCCTCCTGGGCTTGAGCTGAGGTCTCTGGCCTGAGCTGTTTCTGGGGCCACGGTTGGGGTCTCTGTGGTTTCTGGAGCCAGCCCAGCCTTGGGCTCTGTGTCCACAGGGGCCCCAGTGATGTCTGGTCCTGGCTGCAGGGTCTCTGGCTCATCTGGGACCCCAGCTGGGATCTGGGGAGGACCAGTTCCAGCTTCAGAATGGCCAGGCCCTTCTCCCTGGGTCTGGGGACCCTCCTCTACCCCCTTCATCTCAGAGACCTGAGAGCTGCTGGCTGCCATCTTGAgataggagaggggagagggcctCTGTGGGAAGGATAGAGCAGCAGAGACAGCAGCAAATCCTGGAAGAGGAGGAGACAGGCTTAGTGTGAGGAGGGAAGAGGTAGCTCTCAGCACTGCAGCCCAAGAGGGCAATGCTCCTATCTCAGGGCCAGCCTTGGGCTGCCtctggggaaaggaagaaaagttggggtttcctttgctttggggTGGGACATCTCTGGGGAGGAGTGCTCTGCTCAGTCTTCTGGTTAGAGAGCCCTGGGAAGATGAGCCCTTTTGTAAACAGGATCCTCCCCATGGTCTCTTCCTGGGTCCACCCAACAAGATCCAGACTCTCAGATCCTAGTAGATACCACAGCACCCCAAAATCAACAAGCTGTTCAGAGACCCATGCACTCCGGTAGGCAGACTGGGCAGAGAACCCCGAAACTCGCATTCCACTCCCTCTGCAtcaatccttccttcctccctgggcGTCCAGCGGTGCGGTTTGCTTGATGCGCCTTTGGGGCGTAGACGCCCGCGCCCCTCCCTGGGGGACCTGGGCATCTCCTCTgagccccttcccagcccctctcccagggATTTCCTCGCCCCCGGGGGACCGGCGCCGCCTCCTCCCATTGGCGTGGTGCGCCCAGCACCACCAGCCAGTCCGCCAGGCGCCCGAATTCCCGTACAGCCCTCCCGGCGTCCGCTGTCTGTCCGTCCACTCCTACCCGCAGCCTCAGTCCATTCCCGTCTCACCTCGACGCCGGCCTCCAAACTGCtcccgctgctgccgccgccgccgccgccgccgcggttgCAGCAGCCGCAGCCCGGGAGGGAGCAAGTCAGCGAGCGAGGGAGGGAGGCGGCgggtctcccctcccctctgctcatcccctcctcccctcctctcaggTCCCCTCCCCTACGCTCCGCTGCCGCGCACCGCCCCCGCCCCTTGCACGCCTCCCGCCCCTCGCGGCCAGCCGGAGGGAGCCACGCGTGCCAGGTCCCGCGTTACCTGGGCAACCGGCCGGGGGACCACTCGCACCGCTCCCTAGCCCTTCCCCCGCGCGCCTCTTGGGGGTGCCTCCTTCCCATGCCCCGGCCCCCTCCCGCCAACGGTCACCGGGGGTcctggcagaggcagggggttAGGGGAAACGGAGAGAGGTCTGCGAGGAGAGACAGGACCAGTGGGACAGGCAGGACCAGGTGGAGGCACCCCTAGAAGCAGAAAGAAGGGGAGATGAGGCAAGACTTGTGGAGGCTGCAGAGGATGACCAGGGTGGGGTTTCAAGAGAAGGGAGCCTGCAGAACAGGAAGTCCCTCTACCCCCAAGGAAGCAGCAGCAGAAATGGGTACTGGAAGGCTCAAGAAAAGGTCCTTGGAAGGGTCAGAGCAAGGACTGGGAAGGGAATTGCAAGGGGCAGGGTAGAGGCTGCAAGGGCAGTCTGGAAcagcaggagggggctggggcagaggagcCCGAGTAAGAGCAGGTTGGACCACGccaagaatgaagagaaaaagtgGGGAGAAGTGCAGTTTTTATTCTCAACCTCATTGTTCCCAGTCTTAGGGCTCACAGTTGCCCAGTCTTTTCGCAGCTACATCATCCACCATCAACTCTCAGGGCCTTAAGGGTATGTAGGTATTTGGCTGAGCAGCAGGCAATCGGTCCGGATGGGGGAAAGCAGCATTTATGTCCCACAACTGTTTGGGTTTCTGACCCAGGCCTCTTCAAGCCTCCAGGGGCTATTCTGGGCCTGTGCAGACTGGGTATTCCCCAGAGACTCCGGAGTCCTGGAACGTGCTCTCCACAGTCACCGGAGCCTCAGCCCCACCCTGAATCTGGACTGCAGCCACTGATGCTGCCTCTGAGGAGGAAGGAGCCAGAGCCCCAGAGCTGCACAGGGCAGAGCAAGACTGGGACAGACAACAGGCCTAAGAATCCCCTtaggggtggggacagggggctTGGTGAGAGCAATTCATTCATTGAGTCTGAGAcaggtttttatttaaaatttattgtaatgGGGTCCGCGCAAAAGGAGGGGGTGAAGGGTGGGGaacatgcaggggacacaggaacACGATGACATGGCCAGGGCCACAGCTTCTGTCGCGGGGGGAGggatgaaaagaaaaggccaGGGATGGAGCTGGggtggaagagggaagggggagacacTGTGGctgcattccccccacccccaggaagcaCCTCTAGTCCCTGGATCCCCCCCCATTTACCCTGGCCCCCTAAGATTCCATCTCTTGTTCTGCCTCTGGCCCTAGTGGCTCCTTCTTTTGCTCCCCTTGACTTGTTTTCCCCTGACAGATTCTCAAGCAGGATGATATTTAGGGCCTGACCCCAAACCACCCCACCTTATGAAGGTACAAACTCTGCCTTCCCTGTTTCTGCCCCTCCTCAAATCTCACCTTTCCCCCTCTCTGGGACAGAATCTTtgatttccctccttcctctcctccctccccctggaaaaaaaaaaaaaaagcaccaactCCCCAGGGAGGGGCAGCAGACAGTAGGGGGACActgaaaggaggagaggaagaaggaccATCGAGGGAAAGGCTCACAAATCCCtggaagggcagggcagggggttaCAGAGAGGAGAGGGGGTGAGGGCAGTGGCCACTCCTGTCCTCTGCCACCCCTGCCCACTGTCCAGGGGGCCTCAACACAACCGAGGGGACAGGTGTGTGTGGGGTCAGGTCTGATAGGGAGAAGAGAGGAGCAGGAGAAACAAATCATTAAAACCTAGCGAATTCCCCTAAGAAAAcacttcttcctccttttcttctggaggctccttGGTTGATGGGGGAAATAGTGAGGAATtggtgggaagagagaggggaagaggagaTGGTACCAAGGGACTTTCCtccattctcccctctcccccccaccaACTTGGAGCTCACCAGGGTTGGGAGGGAAGTGGCTGAGAGCTCACAGGCACCCCCTCGGCCCCCGAGAGGGAGCCCACAGCTGTGGGAGGGGCTGCcactgccgccgccgctgccgctgctGCCGCCATTGGACAGACCTCACCTGTACCTGCAAGGTGAGAAACACCAGATCACAGCGCAATCTGAATGGCAAGAGCCTTGCCCCTTGCCCCAGACTCTTTCCCAGACAACCTCCCATGGGACACAGCCGTTGCTCACTTCCTGTTTGGTCCCCAGAGATTTTAGCCCACATCCTTACCCAGTTCTCCTGAAAGGCCCTCCCTGTCCCCAGAAGTCTCCCTAACTTGGGTGATAGATGGACATCCCTGGCCTTCCTAAGATCCCCTATTGGGCCCTTTGAGCCCCCTCGTCCCACacgccccatcccaccccccccagccATGCCCCACGCCTTGCCTTGTGGGTGCGGGGGTCCCCCTCAGCAGGTGGGCTGTGGCTGGGGGGCGTCTCCCGGGACAGGGGGGGCGGCCCCCCCCAGATGGGTCTGCATGTGGCCGGCCAGCTGGGCAGGGGTCTTGCAGTGCACGCTGCACAGCTTGCACAGGATGCGGTCAGCCCGCGGGGCCTGGAGCCCATGGTCCTTCACCGCGTGGATGCGCAGGTATGCTGCCGTGGTGAAgcctatggggggggggggggtggattggGATGGGGGGGTAGGGGTCAGCCAGGCGGAGACCCCAGAGACGGGGTTGTTCTCCTAGGCTGGGGACACACTCCTCAGATGGCCCTGTCCTCCTCCCACCACATCCTTGGTAGCCTGGGGCCAACTACTCTGCTGGGGCTGGTGGGGCATAGCTCCTCCCTGAGCTTGAGAACTGGTTGAGTGGTGTTGGCTTTTGGGCCTTGGTATCCACAGAACCCATCCTCTGTGGCTGGGGGATCTCTCCTGGGGTGACCGGACACTGATTCCTAGCCACTTGAAGAGTTGACCCTCAGCAGAGACGGCTGTGTCCCCTCCCTCCAGTGCCCCATGCAGTCTCAGACCGGTTACTCAGTGAAGAAGTGAATTTGTTTAAAAGCAGCTTGCTCTACTACTGAGGCATGGCAAGTACTTGTTAAATCCCTGCCATTGTACTCCACTTGCCCCAGGAGCTGAAGACAAGAACTTGTGGCTGCACAGCTGAAACCTTGCCTTCTGACCCTTGGGAACTGGCTCCCTTGACCACTCCTTCCCCAAAGCAGTTGTGTccccctcccatctccccacacacacccagaaGTGGACTCTTTCTGGTAGATCATCTCCTCAAGCCATGACCTCTTCGAACTTAGTGATGATGTTTAGTCATCCCAATGTTGCTTCATTTGCTTTCTAAAGGGCTCTAGATGCCACGAGCTCTTGGCTACAGCACCTTTAACCCACATCTGTGGAAGGGCCTCTGGTTCTGTCCCAACCCTTTGTCCCCGgcacccgcccccccccgccccccgccccggcacCTCTCAGCATGTACCTTTGTTGCAGAGCTCACAGACATGGTGAGGGCCCTGGCTGTGCACCTTCATGTGGTCCGAAATATAAGCCGAGCTCAACATCTTGCCACACACATGACATGGCACCTTCTCCTCGTGTCGTACTGTGTGGGCCCGCAGCCGATCCTTCGTAGCAAAAGCTGCCTCACAtttctggggaggggggaggggcgtggGGGGTGTCAGGAGAGTTAAAGCTTCGGGGAGTAGGGAGAGGGGGGCAAGAGGTTAAAGGAATCAGAGCCTTGGGGATCTTTGATCTGTAGGAAATGGGAGTGAGATGATGAGGCCTTGAAGAAGGGATGAAAAAATGGagtgaaaaagcaaaaagaagagagagagaaaaagggggtCTGAGAGGCTGAACTCAGACAACTACAATGAGGATCAAAATCATGAAAACCAGGACAGGAGGAGGCGGGCTTCCTACCTCACATTTGAAGGGCCGTTCTGTTGAGTGCACTTGTCTGACGTGACTGTTGAGGTGATCCGGCCTGGGGATACGTTGGGGTTGGGGTTAGGGCCCTGGGGTGTGGAGGTGTCCCCGAGTCTGCCTAACACAGTACAGCAGGCCTTTCCCTGGGTCCCTACATTTTCTCCCAAGCCCGGGGTTTCAGAGTCCTGGTAAGGCAGGAAATCCCTCCTCTGGCGCAGGGCTGCCTCGGCCTCCTCCCACTCGAGGCTGTCCTACAACCCAAGGACCCACCTCCTTTGCTAAGTACCACCCCCTGCTCCCTGGTAACCAGGAGAGGCTGTCCGCCCTCCTCCCTGGGAGTGGCTCCCTGTCCCCATTCTCAgaaacctccctccctccccaccagccaaGGCCAGGCCACCTCCATCGCCGaccgtccctccctccccacccgccTAGTGGGCGGCCGAAGCCCCGTGCACACCGGGAGAAGCTCTTGCCACAGTGGGAGCAGTTGTAGGGCTTGTGCACAGCGCCGTCATGTGAGCGCACGTGGTAGCTCATGCGGTCCTTGCGCTTGAAGCGCTGCTGGCACACCGGGCACTGGTAGGGCTTCTCGTCCGAGTGCGACAGCTTGTGTCGGTTCAGGTGGTAGACGTCGCGGAAAGCCTTGCCGCACATCTCGCAGGCGTGGTTCTTCCGGATGCGCTTTCCCGAGGCGGTCGTGGTCACCACGCCACCGGCGGCCACTGCGGCCGCTCCGCCGCCGGCACccgcttctccccctcccccgccggcTCCGCTCAGCTGGGGCACGCTCAGGAGGCTCAGGGGCACCATGGTGGGCATCTTCATAGCACCCGAAGGGACCCGGCCGGCTTTGGCTCCCGTGTGGATGGCCTCGTGCCTCCGGAGATTGTAGCCGTTCTTGAACTCCTTGGCGCACAGGGCACAGATGTAGGGCCCCTTGCTCTTTGTCTTCTTCTCCAAGGCAGATGCGACCGGGGCCACGGCGACCGTCGAGGTTGGGGCAACGACGGCGGTGGCCGCGGCTGCGGCGATGGTGGCGGCAGAGACAGGGGGCGCGGCCTCAGCGGCGGGCGCCGACACCGGCGGGGGCGGCGGAGGTGGCGCCGGGGGCTGCTTCAGAGCCGCTGTGTCCACAGTGGAGGCGGCGGCCGGGGCCGGGGGCGCAGCAGcaacggcggcggcggcggcagcggcggcggccgcggctgcggcggcggcggacTCCTGGGCGGCGGCGAGAACCGGGAGCAAGTCCACCTGGAGGGGCTCGGCCGCCGGGGCCTGGGGCGTGGGTGGGGGCGCCGGCGCGGCCTGCGAAAACAAGGCGCCGTGTGGGCCACGGCCGCGGGTCGGCGCCCTCCCAGCCCGGCCCGCCACGGCCGGCCCCTACTCACCTGGAATGGACTCTGGGCGCAGCCCTGGGAGGCAAAGAAGCGGGACTGGAGCTCAGCCCCGACCTGCAGGGGGTTCTGGGCGTGACCCTGAGGTGGCGGGAAGGAGTTCATGAGGCCGCCCACCCCCCGGGAGTCCAGGCCCAGCACGGGGAAGGGGGGGGCCAGCAGCGTGCAAGGGAACACGGGGAACATGGCCTCGGCCACGGCGGGGCCCCCGGGGCTCAGCGGGGGCCGGGGGCGCGGGCCGCGCGGGGCCCGGGCTCGGGGCGCCGCCCCCGGCCGGCCGGGCTGGGCCGCGCCGAACGCATGGCCCGCGGGCCGCCCCGCCGCCCGCGCACCCCGGCcggcgggagggagggaaggagggcgcCTGGCGGGCCGCGGAGCGCGGCGGAGACGGCGGCGGCGACGCCCCCTGGGTGGGGGCGGGAGGCCCcgcggggccgggggccgggggcgggggcccgggcggcggcggcggcggcggcggttgGAGcctggcggggcggggtggggggagcgagGGAGCAGCCTCGGCCCCCGCCGCGCGCGCGCCCAGCCGGCGCCtcggggagggcgggggagggcgcgagggagggagggggacagcTGCGCGCGCACCGGGCGCGCGGAGGGGGGGGGTGGGACgggagggagggcgggcgggagggggtgtggggcgggggtgtggggcgggggagggggttgTTACCTGGAAGATGAAGCTGCTCCAGTTGCCTGGATCCatggcggagggagggagggaggtggctcGCGCTCACCctggggcgggaggaggaggaggaggcggcagtgggggagggggaacccGGGGAGGAGGTGCGCGGGGCGGGCgggaggggggggaggaggaggaggaggagggtgggggggggagcgGAGCACACTGcgcgcggggagggagggagggcgggcgggGGGCGCGAGGACACACAAGAGGCTGGAGCGGGCGCGAGCGCGAGCGCGCGCGAGGCCAGCGGGAGGGGGGAGGTACGAGAGGGACTCTGGCGGGAGGAGGGACGGGGGAGCCACCCAGCAGCTGGAGTCGCCCTAAGCGCGAGACCCCTGAGACGGCCGCTGATTGGCTGACGATGGCGCAGGTGGTGGGCGCGCGGGAGACGGGGCGGCTTCTCTTTCCCCCCTGAAAGATTCCACCCCCCGCCTCCCTCCACCAGCGGCCGTTACTTCGCGCGCACGCGCA
This DNA window, taken from Balaenoptera ricei isolate mBalRic1 chromosome 15, mBalRic1.hap2, whole genome shotgun sequence, encodes the following:
- the MAZ gene encoding myc-associated zinc finger protein isoform X2, producing MDPGNWSSFIFQGHAQNPLQVGAELQSRFFASQGCAQSPFQAAPAPPPTPQAPAAEPLQVDLLPVLAAAQESAAAAAAAAAAAAAAAVAAAPPAPAAASTVDTAALKQPPAPPPPPPPVSAPAAEAAPPVSAATIAAAAATAVVAPTSTVAVAPVASALEKKTKSKGPYICALCAKEFKNGYNLRRHEAIHTGAKAGRVPSGAMKMPTMVPLSLLSVPQLSGAGGGGGEAGAGGGAAAVAAGGVVTTTASGKRIRKNHACEMCGKAFRDVYHLNRHKLSHSDEKPYQCPVCQQRFKRKDRMSYHVRSHDGAVHKPYNCSHCGKSFSRPDHLNSHVRQVHSTERPFKCEKCEAAFATKDRLRAHTVRHEEKVPCHVCGKMLSSAYISDHMKVHSQGPHHVCELCNKGFTTAAYLRIHAVKDHGLQAPRADRILCKLCSVHCKTPAQLAGHMQTHLGGAAPPVPGDAPQPQPTC
- the MAZ gene encoding myc-associated zinc finger protein isoform X4 encodes the protein MFPVFPCTLLAPPFPVLGLDSRGVGGLMNSFPPPQGHAQNPLQVGAELQSRFFASQGCAQSPFQAAPAPPPTPQAPAAEPLQVDLLPVLAAAQESAAAAAAAAAAAAAAAVAAAPPAPAAASTVDTAALKQPPAPPPPPPPVSAPAAEAAPPVSAATIAAAAATAVVAPTSTVAVAPVASALEKKTKSKGPYICALCAKEFKNGYNLRRHEAIHTGAKAGRVPSGAMKMPTMVPLSLLSVPQLSGAGGGGGEAGAGGGAAAVAAGGVVTTTASGKRIRKNHACEMCGKAFRDVYHLNRHKLSHSDEKPYQCPVCQQRFKRKDRMSYHVRSHDGAVHKPYNCSHCGKSFSRPDHLNSHVRQVHSTERPFKCEASSSHSHFLQIKDPQGSDSFNLLPPSPYSPKL
- the MAZ gene encoding myc-associated zinc finger protein isoform X3, which translates into the protein MDPGNWSSFIFQGHAQNPLQVGAELQSRFFASQGCAQSPFQAAPAPPPTPQAPAAEPLQVDLLPVLAAAQESAAAAAAAAAAAAAAAVAAAPPAPAAASTVDTAALKQPPAPPPPPPPVSAPAAEAAPPVSAATIAAAAATAVVAPTSTVAVAPVASALEKKTKSKGPYICALCAKEFKNGYNLRRHEAIHTGAKAGRVPSGAMKMPTMVPLSLLSVPQLSGAGGGGGEAGAGGGAAAVAAGGVVTTTASGKRIRKNHACEMCGKAFRDVYHLNRHKLSHSDEKPYQCPVCQQRFKRKDRMSYHVRSHDGAVHKPYNCSHCGKSFSRPDHLNSHVRQVHSTERPFKCEKCEAAFATKDRLRAHTVRHEEKVPCHVCGKMLSSAYISDHMKVHSQGPHHVCELCNKGTGEVCPMAAAAAAAAAVAAPPTAVGSLSGAEGVPVSSQPLPSQPW
- the MAZ gene encoding myc-associated zinc finger protein isoform X1; protein product: MFPVFPCTLLAPPFPVLGLDSRGVGGLMNSFPPPQGHAQNPLQVGAELQSRFFASQGCAQSPFQAAPAPPPTPQAPAAEPLQVDLLPVLAAAQESAAAAAAAAAAAAAAAVAAAPPAPAAASTVDTAALKQPPAPPPPPPPVSAPAAEAAPPVSAATIAAAAATAVVAPTSTVAVAPVASALEKKTKSKGPYICALCAKEFKNGYNLRRHEAIHTGAKAGRVPSGAMKMPTMVPLSLLSVPQLSGAGGGGGEAGAGGGAAAVAAGGVVTTTASGKRIRKNHACEMCGKAFRDVYHLNRHKLSHSDEKPYQCPVCQQRFKRKDRMSYHVRSHDGAVHKPYNCSHCGKSFSRPDHLNSHVRQVHSTERPFKCEKCEAAFATKDRLRAHTVRHEEKVPCHVCGKMLSSAYISDHMKVHSQGPHHVCELCNKGFTTAAYLRIHAVKDHGLQAPRADRILCKLCSVHCKTPAQLAGHMQTHLGGAAPPVPGDAPQPQPTC
- the MAZ gene encoding myc-associated zinc finger protein isoform X5; the protein is MFPVFPCTLLAPPFPVLGLDSRGVGGLMNSFPPPQGHAQNPLQVGAELQSRFFASQGCAQSPFQAAPAPPPTPQAPAAEPLQVDLLPVLAAAQESAAAAAAAAAAAAAAAVAAAPPAPAAASTVDTAALKQPPAPPPPPPPVSAPAAEAAPPVSAATIAAAAATAVVAPTSTVAVAPVASALEKKTKSKGPYICALCAKEFKNGYNLRRHEAIHTGAKAGRVPSGAMKMPTMVPLSLLSVPQLSGAGGGGGEAGAGGGAAAVAAGGVVTTTASGKRIRKNHACEMCGKAFRDVYHLNRHKLSHSDEKPYQCPVCQQRFKRKDRMSYHVRSHDGAVHKPYNCSHCGKSFSRPDHLNSHVRQVHSTERPFKCEKCEAAFATKDRLRAHTVRHEEKVPCHVCGKMLSSAYISDHMKVHSQGPHHVCELCNKGTGEVCPMAAAAAAAAAVAAPPTAVGSLSGAEGVPVSSQPLPSQPW